A single region of the Maniola jurtina chromosome 6, ilManJurt1.1, whole genome shotgun sequence genome encodes:
- the LOC123866254 gene encoding piggyBac transposable element-derived protein 4-like, with translation MASRQPLNPDEIALILEQDEDYSPQDTDSEEEDCVSEDDVRSDFEDDVVDVIENTTPEDRLEEPEQTDPSSESHQLEVTPSSSRRIITLSQRSIRGKNNNIWATVKGRSTGRTSAINIVRINRGPARMCRNIVDPLLCFQLFIKDEIVEEIVKWTNVEMVRKRENLKEISASYRDTTETEIWALIGILTLTAVMKDNHLSAGELFNASFSGSRYVSVMSRERFEFLLRSLRMDDKSLRATHRQEDAFIPIRKIWEIFINQCRLNYIPGTHLTVDEQLLGFRGRCPFRMYIPNKPDKYGIKFPMICDASTKYMIDAIPYLGKSTKTNGLPLGEFYVKELTKTVHGSNRNITCDNWFTSVPLAKSLLKAPYNLTLVGTIRSNKREIPEEIKNSRSRPVGSSMFCFDGPLTLVSYKPKPSKMVYCLSSCDEDAVINQNNGKPDMILFYNQTKGGVDSFDQMCSSMSSKRKTNRWPMAVFYGMLNMAFVNSYVIYCHNKLAKKEKPLNRKDFMKKLSTELTTPWMQKRLEAPTLKRTLRESIASILNTEAQPITQSSSGEPEPKKRRYCGFCYYKKKRMTKTQCSKCKKPICGEHNIDICRDCV, from the coding sequence ATGGCGTCCCGTCAACCTTTGAATCCAGATGAAATAGCATTGATTTTGGAACAGGACGAAGATTATTCTCCTCAAGATACAGACTCTGAAGAGGAAGATTGTGTTTCGGAAGATGATGTCAGGAGTGACTTTGAGGACGACGTGGTTGACGTCATAGAAAATACAACTCCAGAAGATAGGCTAGAGGAGCCTGAACAAACTGACCCTTCCTCAGAATCCCATCAACTTGAGGTAACACCATCGTCTTCTCGCAGAATAATAACATTATCTCAACGTTCGATTCgcggaaaaaataataatatatgggcGACAGTAAAAGGGCGATCTACAGGCCGAACTTCTGCAATAAATATTGTACGCATAAATAGAGGGCCTGCTCGAATGTGTAGAAATATCGTTGACCCTTTGCTTTGTTTTCAACTATTTATCAAAGATGAAATCGTTGAAGAGATTGTGAAATGGACAAACGTTGAAATGGTTCGAAAACGCGAAAACTTGAAGGAAATTTCAGCAAGCTACAGAGATACCACTGAAACGGAAATCTGGGCCCTTATAGGAATACTCACGTTAACAGCTGTAATGAAAGATAATCATTTATCCGCTGGTGAGTTGTTCAATGCTTCGTTCTCTGGCTCTCGCTATGTCTCTGTTATGAGCCGAGAGAGATTTGAATTTCTATTGCGAAGCTTGAGAATGGATGACAAATCTTTGCGAGCAACTCATCGACAGGAAGACGCTTTTATTCCTATCAGAAAGATTTGGGAAATATTCATCAATCAATGTAGACTGAATTACATACCTGGCACACACTTAACTGTTGACGAACAATTGTTGGGTTTCCGCGGCCGGTGCCCTTTCCGtatgtatatacctaataaGCCGGATAAATATGGGATAAAATTTCCAATGATATGTGATGCTTCAACAAAATACATGATAGATGCCATACCTTACCTTGGGAAAAGCACGAAGACGAATGGTTTGCCCCTAGGAGAGTTTTATGTGAAGGAGTTGACTAAAACAGTGCACGGATCAAACAGAAATATAACATGCGATAACTGGTTTACTTCTGTCCCACTGGCGAAGAGCTTGCTAAAGGCTCCGTATAATTTGACATTAGTTGGGACCATACGATCAAATAAGAGAGAAATTCCGGAAGAAATAAAGAATTCACGTTCGCGCCCGGTAGGTTCTTCAATGTTTTGCTTTGACGGACCTTTGACTTTGGTTTCATATAAACCCAAGCCATCAAAGATGGTTTACTGTTTATCGTCGTGTGATGAAGATGctgtaataaatcaaaataatggAAAACCTGAcatgatattattttacaatcaaACTAAGGGTGGCGTTGATTCATTCGATCAAATGTGTTCCTCGATGTCTTCTAAGAGGAAAACTAATAGATGGCCTATGGCGGTTTTTTATGGCATGTTGAACATGGCTTTTGTGAATTCATATGTTATTTACTGTCACAACAAGTTGGCTAAAAAAGAGAAACCACTTAACCGAAAAGATTTTATGAAGAAATTGAGTACAGAATTGACAACGCCCTGGATGCAAAAAAGATTAGAGGCACCTACTTTGAAAAGGACCTTGCGTGAAAGCATAGCAAGTATACTGAATACAGAGGCACAACCAATAACACAAAGTTCCAGTGGTGAGCCAGAACCAAAGAAACGACGTTATTGCGGTttttgttattataaaaaaaaaagaatgacgAAAACACAGTGCTCTAAGTGCAAAAAACCCATATGTGGAGAGCATAACATTGACATTTGCCGAGACTGTGTCTAA